The Gammaproteobacteria bacterium genome contains the following window.
CGGGCATGCAAGGCTCACGCATGCCGATCGTCACCTCGCACGGCGAGGGACGCGCCGTGTTCGCCAGCGACGCGCAGCGCGCCGCCGCCGAGCCGTTCATCGCACTGCGCTACGTCGACAACTACGGCCGGCACACCGAAAGCTACCCCGCGAATCCGAACGGCTCGCCCGACGGCATCTGCGGCCTGTGCAGCGCCGACGGGCGCGTCACCGTTACCATGCCGCACCCGGAGCGCAGCGTGCGCACCACGCAGCTTTCCTGGCATCCGGAGGAGTGGGGCCCCGATTCCCCCTGGCTGCAGCTCTTCCTGAACGCCCGCGCCGCCCTCGCCTGACGAGCGTGCCTCCCCCGGTCGCGGCTCCGCCCCAGCCACCGACCCCAAACGTGCGTGAACGATGCGGTCGTGGAGAGTGCGCGGGCCACGATCCACGATCCACGATCGCGGGTCGCGCGCGATGCGCTCTCCTACAGGGATGCTCGCGGCTACGTCAGGCGGTGAGGGTGCCGTTGGCTTCCTGGACGAAGAAGCGGCGCACCTTGATGGCGCGGGCGAGCTTGCCGCGGCGGACGAAGCACTGGTAGAGCATGTCCTTCATGACCTCGAGCAGCACACCGGCCTGGGCTCGATTCAGCAGGGGGAGGCCGGCCTCGCTCTCGGACTCGAACAGGATCTGCTTGATCGGCGCGATGCTGTCCTCGTCGATCTCGGCGATGCGCTGCGCGGCGACGACCTCGTCGAATGCCCTGAGCTTGCCGCGCTCGCCGAGCGCGGCATAGGCGCTCATTGCGGCGCGCCGGCACATCGACGCGAACGCGTTGAAGTCGTTGTGCGTGTAGCAGGAGAGCGCCTCGCGGAACAGGAGCTCGGTCGTCTCCGGCAGGTAGGTGAACGGAAACCGCTCCTTCGGCCGCTCGAGCTCGAGGAAATTCCGGAACAGCTCGACCCGGCCCTCGCCGTAGCCCTTCACTGCGAAGCGGAGGAACACCGGCGCGCGGCAGGCGTCGCACTGGTACACGAGGCCGACGTGCTTCGGCCGGTGCTCGAGGAGCGTGTCGACGTCGGGCACCGACTGGGGCGTCATGTGCGAGTACACGCCGCAGTACGGGCATTCGAGGCCGAACTCTTCGCGGCTGGGATAGTCGATGCGCCTGTTGCGCTCCAGGATGACCGTCATGTCCTTGTTCTTCTTCCGGCCCGCCGCGCATTCTCGGGTGCCCTCACCGGAGTGGGGCCTCCCTTGTTGTTCGGGCAGCGTGGCTTTCGCGGCAGTATAGCCTCAGCGCAACGGTACCCTCGGAGCCGTTCGACATAATCCGCACCGCGGGCAGGCCAGGCGGGCGGAGCTCAGTCGCCCTCGCTCCAGCGTCCCAGCGCGGCGCTGGCCGCGGCGTTGGCAGGGCGCGCGATGACCGCGTCGCGGCTCAGGCTCACCTCGAAGCGCGCGCCGTCGGCCATGGGCGCGTAGGTCGCGCTGCCGTAGTGCGCGTCGATGCCGGGAGTGAGCAGCGGAAAGCGCCGGGCGACGGCCCACACGTCGACAGCGAGCGGCTCGGCCAGCGAATACACGGTGCGGCTCTCGCTCTGCTCGCGCCCGATGTCGGTATACCGCCCGCTCAGCCGCTCGAGACGGTAGATCGGCTCGAGGCCGAGAATGGTGACCGGCGGCTTCCACGTGACGAGCCGCGCGTCCATCTGCCACTCGTTGCCGCGCAGCTCGAAGGTACGATCGTGCTCGCCGTCCACCATGAGGCGCGCCTGGTACACGTCCCGGGCCGTCTGGCGAAAGGCCACGGTCGCGACCACCTGCTCCGCGGTGAGCCGCTCGTAGCTGTAGTACGAGATCGCGACCAGCACCGCGGCCACGGCAATGGCGCCCGAGGCGAGCGTGCCGACGCCCGCGCCGCCCGCGCGCACCAGGCGCCCGTGGCGCGTGCACGCCACGGTGCGCGAGAGGAAGAAGAGGGCGGCGATCCCCGCGGCGGCGGCGATCGCGACCAGCGCGTTCACGCGCTGAGCCGCTTGTAACGGATGCGGTGCGGCGTGCCGGCGTCCGCCCCCAGCCGGCGCTTGCGATCCTCCTCGTACTCGCTGTAGTTGCCCGGGAAAAACGTCACGTTGCTGTCACCCTCGAACGCAAGAATGTGCGTCGCGATGCGGTCCAGGAACCAGCGGTCGTGCGAGATGACGACAGCTGATCCGGGGAACTCGAGCAGCGCCTGCTCGAGCGCGCGCAATGTCTCGACGTCGAGATCGTTGGTCGGCTCGTCGAGCAACAGCAGGTTGCCGCCCGCCTTCAGCGTCTTTGCGAGATGCACGCGGTTGCGCTCACCGCCGGAAAGCAGGCCGATCTTCTTCTGCTGGTCCGCGCCGCGGAAGTTGAAGCGTCCGACGTACGCGCGCGACGGTGTCTCGTAGCTGCCCACGCGGATCACGTCCTGGCCGTCCGAGATCTCCTCCCAGACGGTCTTGTCGTCGTTCAGGCTCGCGCGCGACTGGTCGACCGCGGCGAGCGTCACGCTGTCGCCAAGCCGGATGCTGCCGGCGTCCGGCTGCTCGTCCCCGGTGAGCATGCGGAACAGCGTCGTCTTGCCGGCGCCGTTCGGGCCGATGATGCCGAGGATACCGCCGGGGGGCAGGGAGAACGTGAGATCGTCCATGAGGAGCTTGTCGCCGAACGCCTTGCGCACGTGCCCGGCTTCGACGACGACGTCGCCGAGCCGCGGCCCGGGCGGGATGTAGATCTCGTTCGTCTCGTTGCGCTTCTGGTAGGCGGCGGAGGAGAGCTCCTCGAACTGCCGCAGGCGCGCCTTCGACTTCGCCTGCCGCCCCTTCGGGTTCGCGCGCACCCATTCGAGCTCGACCTGCATCGCCTTGCGCCGCGCCTGCTCCGTCTGCTCCTCGACGGCGAGCCGCTGCTCCTTCTGCTCGAGCCACGACGAGTAGTTGCCCTGCCACGGGATGCCGTGCCCGCGATCGAGCTCCAGAATCCAGCCGGCGAC
Protein-coding sequences here:
- a CDS encoding phosphoribosylformylglycinamidine synthase subunit PurQ, which codes for GMQGSRMPIVTSHGEGRAVFASDAQRAAAEPFIALRYVDNYGRHTESYPANPNGSPDGICGLCSADGRVTVTMPHPERSVRTTQLSWHPEEWGPDSPWLQLFLNARAALA
- a CDS encoding cation/multidrug efflux pump; this translates as MNALVAIAAAAGIAALFFLSRTVACTRHGRLVRAGGAGVGTLASGAIAVAAVLVAISYYSYERLTAEQVVATVAFRQTARDVYQARLMVDGEHDRTFELRGNEWQMDARLVTWKPPVTILGLEPIYRLERLSGRYTDIGREQSESRTVYSLAEPLAVDVWAVARRFPLLTPGIDAHYGSATYAPMADGARFEVSLSRDAVIARPANAAASAALGRWSEGD
- a CDS encoding ATP-binding cassette domain-containing protein, producing the protein VAGWILELDRGHGIPWQGNYSSWLEQKEQRLAVEEQTEQARRKAMQVELEWVRANPKGRQAKSKARLRQFEELSSAAYQKRNETNEIYIPPGPRLGDVVVEAGHVRKAFGDKLLMDDLTFSLPPGGILGIIGPNGAGKTTLFRMLTGDEQPDAGSIRLGDSVTLAAVDQSRASLNDDKTVWEEISDGQDVIRVGSYETPSRAYVGRFNFRGADQQKKIGLLSGGERNRVHLAKTLKAGGNLLLLDEPTNDLDVETLRALEQALLEFPGSAVVISHDRWFLDRIATHILAFEGDSNVTFFPGNYSEYEEDRKRRLGADAGTPHRIRYKRLSA